The nucleotide sequence CATTGACATTGCAAGGGCCTGTTGTAGCAACGCATTATCCACATCCTGTATCAGTTTAAAGTCAGTTCACAcagaaataattaataaatctcATAGTTATGGTCAATTACAAGCAGGGAAGAAGTCAAAAGCAACCCACCCATCCATCACCCAAACATACAAGcatgcaaacaaaaataaggCAGAGAAGGCAAATGCAATTGAACTGGGATGTCTTTTGAAATATAATGTCCCCATGAAATTGGCGCAATAGCAAAATTAAATACAGACAGACAATATTTCAACCAAATTATGGGCAAGGGCCAATACTCTCTCTTTTGTAGATACGCTATCCCTTTCGTCTATGGTTTGGGAGGAGGGAAGTTAGATCTACAGATTTTTTAACATTAGATGAGGAAAGTTAACCTCAATAAATTTGACACCTAGATATTGAATACAAACACGAAAGAAGAAATTTAATTGCAAAGTCCAATACCATCAAAATGCATCACTATTGCAAGTTGGTTGAGGAGCACTTTATAGCCCCTCAAGTAACCTAAATGCCAGAGCTCTGTTCAAACATATCAAGTAATAATGCAACACATTACTGATGAAATTCCAAAAGCGTGTGTATCCCTGTGTTTGAGTCTATGTAAGCAAAAAAGACAGTCAACCCATGCCAATATTAAATGACAAAACTAATAGCTCTAATATAATGAGAAACCATTCAAACAAGTTGGTCTTAAAAGCTGCTCaatgataaaaatataatatgcaGATCTGAGAAACACTGATACTAACAGCAGTGGGATCATTTCTCTTATTCTCAGTTTCAGAAGCTGTAACACTATTATTTTCAGTCATAGTTGCATCCTGTGAGCTGGATTGCGGTTCACCTCCTTTTTCCTGTTTAGCAGCATCTTCAGCAGCTTTTTTAGCAGCAGCTTCTTGTCGAGCCCTCTCCTCTTCCATTGAAACTCTAAGAGCAAGAGCAAGCTCAGGATCCAAATTCGGATCGACACCAAAATCATAACCAGAGACACCACCAGCTGCGgcggctgctgctgctgcagcaAAGCCACTTCCACCTTCACCATCCCCAGTGAAGATTGGCGTACTGTCATGAAAAGTAAATATATTTCCAAGATCATAAAAGTACTTAAACCAAGAAGCAAATCACTTAGTCAGGGAAGATACAGAACCACCTACCTTATTAGCACATCAGAAAGAGCACTTGGACCAGAAGGGACATGGGCAATGTGGCTGGTATCATTGTTGTTCACAGCAGTAAGAAGTGCCTCCAGCTTTTCTGTCTtcccatcatcttcttcaccaaAATTAACAATATCAAGGGCAACACTATTCTTTTTTAACTTCCTTCCAATCATTTCCAACAACTTCTTGTCATGTTTGGCGGGACTGGTAGCACAAAGTATAGCAAAAAACATGAGTGAGAATGGGAAATCTTAGAATGAAACCACAAAATAACAGAAAGCATACCTTCCAGCAAAGACAATAATCCTTTGTTGCTGCTTTTTGTTTTGACGATGCTTAAGTGCTAGCTGTGCCACCTGGATACCAGCAGCCAGGTTCATCTCACCACCTATTTCTAAGCCTAAATTAGGAGGAGAGATTTAGTTCAGGATATATATTAagatttttaaaacaaaaaattcaacaaaaatagTAGTCATCATCTTGTAGAAAGATACAGAAGAAATGTTAATTTATTCTAACACTTTTCAAAAGTAAAAGGAAGTAAGGAACTAATTGAACAGAGGACGAAATAGACTGAGGACGTACTAGGCCTCCTCTACAGCTTAGACATGTCAAGTCACAAAAGTACAACTTAGCAATAGCAGAAGGAAAAAATGCTTAATCCATTAAGGATGAAACATTCACTACTGTCACAGTAATCAGTACCCAATTACACTGGGTAAGAACTCCAACCTACATCAATGCTCACCGCTATTTCTTTTGAAACTGTAAAACTGTGCAACATACTTGCCTCACACAGAAAAGATGcagataataataaaacaaaattacttAGAATGGCAATAAATTACATTCTATATACACCTAAGATTCTAGTAACACCCTAAAGGAACAACTGAAAATTGAAGACTTTTCTATGCTGTTAAGGATATTTCAGATATACTAAGTGAGGAGTAATGTCCTTCAATATTATTCAAGGAAACTAAGAATCGACGCAGTACAAAAGAAAGTCAAGATTCCAGGGGAATTGAATCATCCACACAAGCCAAGAGGCAGTAGAATCAAACCGAAATATTCACTATGAAGTAGAAACTATGATGATCCAACTAAATGACAAAATTCTGTCAATTTGATTAGGGGCAAAGGCGAATAAAGAGACTAACCATGCATACAAGCTAAGATCTTGCCAAGGTCACTAGTAGGAGTGACCAAAACCTGTACACCCTTTCCTGCCATCGTGAGAACTCCCACCGTATTCTCTGGATTAGACTGCATGCAAATACATCTCATCAACATTAGCCAAACAAACACTCTTATGCTTGCATTCAGGAAAAAAATCATTCCATATCACAATCCCAAACTAACCACAATTAGCAAGATAAAAATCTACAGATAAAACTGAAAATAATAATcaggaatcgagagctccacaAAGCAGCAACAACCCAGAGTCCAAAGATTTCCATATATATCCTAGAATGCACAAAAACCCAAAGCAATTTatgaaaaaacaagaaataCACAAGTTTCGTTACCAATACCATAAATTATCAGTTACTGCAAGCGCCACTCAATTACAAATCCAGCTAGAAAACATCTTAAATCTTCTTTCGCAGTTTTCTATGGTTTTTCAAGAACCAAACAGAAAACAAGCTAAAATACAGAGAGTAACAAGACGTTAAAGTCGTGAGACCTGTGTTTTAGCTCCGCATATAAGATTAACAGCATCAGCTTGAGCTTGAAATCTGCTGGGGGAGTAATCTCCGTTTCGCATCCATTCCGAATTGTCGATGCAGATCATGGTCGCCTAAAATCGAAATAACAGAGAattaatcaaaacacaaaaacgaATCGGTAAGGACAGTGAACCCTAATTcgataaaaattcaaaaaagataACTTAGGGTCTCACCTCGAGAACCATCGTCAGAGATTGATAGGGCAAAACGATGAATCTAGGGGGAGAGTAAAGAGGTATGCAGAGAACTGAAGAATAATTGTGGTTTACTTGCTGAAGAGGCCAGACGATCGCGGTTATTATATGCTACGGTCAGGTTCCATAGGCTTACATGCGAGGATTTCTATTACCAATTCGAATCTGCAAGCTGTCACTTAAATCCATTCGAAATTTGGGCCAAGTTGTTGTCCCAAACGGCCAGACTCCGAGGGCCGGTTTTAAATGTTTGGGCCATACCCATATTCAGCGCAATTTCGACCACGTTTGGGCCTGCTATTGAATTCTTGGGCCGAACCCAAGTTTTAGCTTAATTTTGCTCCCCGTCACCATTTCATGCAACTACAACTCTACAATTAGAGAGGGTAGATTAGCTTAGACGAGGAGaaatgaaagagagagattaAATGAAATCTTTTTATAACCAAGAACGACATTAAACAAGCTTGCTCTTTGGACAATTAATACGGACCTAAACTCGGATTGTCAGGATCGTGTACACAGAAATTTATTACCTGAGGACATAATAAATTGAGGCAAAACCCAGTGCGTAACtacaaaagtaaataaattCATAAACGGCTTCATCTGACATGAATTTTTAATTGAGCCAACACTTGTGAATTCAAGCGCTAAACATTAGAAGAATTGAGTTGAAATTTTCACTCCTCAAGTCAAATAAAAACCACACAATGATTTTAAACTTCTGAATATACAAACAAGAAGTAAACTAGAAGTTCCATACTTGccaaaaaaactgaaaaaagagagaatcaaaTATAAAAAGCTCAAGATAGTGCAAGGAGACGCATTTCATCTGACATAGTTGTTATTCTCAGGATAACCATgatcagcatcatcatcatcactagagcTGTCATTGTGAGGACCAGGAAACGATGAAACCCCAAATTCCTCAGTCCTTTGTGTATGGTTCTCACCTTCAAGCCGCTGGACTGTTGCTTCTTCATTGTGGATTGAGGTATCTTCTACTTTCCTGGAGCTTCTTTTGTTGCTGCTGTTCGTCAAGGAATCCGAGAGTAGAGTTGATCTCGTGCTATGGCTTTGAGTAGAGGTGTTTTGCCTTTGCTTCACTCTCCTCGCCCATCCGTGCAGTGAGCTCCTTACATGTTCGGGAACAACGGTTTTCTTCAACCTCGCATCCATCTGTATTAACCACATAAAATAAGATTgcaagagaggagaagaaaaatacCAAGAACAATCAAGAAGAAAATGGTAACCTGTGTAACGATGACATAGAGCGGGAATGTATTAAAGCTACACCAGAACTGGGAGAGGAGCCTGCATTGCATTGTTCGATGTGTGCAGTGATCATGTGAAAATTGGTGGTAAATAATAGTAAATACGATATTATTTTACTACAAAAGTTACATTATTTTCATGATTATGTATTACCCAAATGTCAAGCGGATTACTACAGAGGCTGGATTGTCCATGAAACAAACAGAATCCTTGATTTCCCACTGGAAGCATGAGTTATATGTTAGCATGACATAGAGATCGCACAAAATTACAAGTGAGGCTTCGCGGTGTAGTGAAAATGGAGATTTATCAGCAGTTATGTTGCTGTGAGAGCTAAAAGTCTTACCAAGGACCAAAGAAATGTCGCCATCTCATAAGCATTCTGCATATCAAGCAACAATGATGAATAAGAACAAAATTTCTTTCATATCAAAACTTTACATAAGAAAGATATTATGAACACGCACTTGGAATGATATTAATTGTATTAATCGCAGAAGAAGCACAGGCTTTCCAAACCAGAAAAGATCATCCCTCAGGTTGAACCGATGGTTTCCCATCCACGGAGTTGAATCCAGGATTTCAACAGCTAGCTTTACAACCACTAGATGCAGTTTCGTGCCAATTAGCAGTATCAACTTTCATATGCATAAACAAAGAGCAAATATTGAAGTGAGTTCAGGTGGGATAAACACGAGAGGAGTGAAAAATATTACAAGGAGACTTACAATGCATGGAAAAAAGGATAACCAGAAGTAGACATTGGTTCCTGACCAAAAAAAAGTCCACGCACAGCTCATGCTTGAGAAAATATAGAAGGAAATGACTTAACAACTTGTATGAACATAGATATCAGTACAATGCTAAAAGTGTGTGGGAAAATTTCATATCCATCACTACAAGATTTTGCATCTTTTTCTTGTTAGGAAGTTAACGAAGACTGATCCTGATTTATATGTAAATTCTGTTGGAGCGGTTCGCTGTCAATCTTATGTCCAAATAAAACCAACTTCTTGCTTCATCCAATAGTGAGCAAacgataatatatatatagattcacTCTTCAGAAACTATAGCATCCTAGAGTACGAGAAAATTACCatgaaaatttagaaaaaagcAAGCAATGGCATAAATCCAGAGGGGCACACTGCAAAACATGCGGAAGGGGATAATCAAATGAATtgtagaaaagagaaaaaaaattgctcAGATGTACGCAGAGTTTGCTATTTCGTTGATTCAATGCACAACTCTGTGCAAAGCCAATTGCAAGAATGGTACCTAATGCCAACGATATCACGAAACTCTTCATCCATGCTTCGAAGCATGTAGTTATGGAAATCATACGTCAAAGGAAGTTGATGCGTCTGTGATCAAAGAAAACgtgagagatagagagaaggCCATTAGTGACTTCATTTTGACAACAAATTTTATCCTGTAATCTTCACTGCTGTATTTGAATTAGCTGCATTAGATTGAAGATACTGTAAGATCTGATAACAAGAGCAAAAAACAGAGTTATAAGTAGCTTATATAGTGACCAAGTATAAATGTAGAAGGTCTCATTTTAAGTCAAGAACATACACTGATAAAGCCCAAACGCAGAGCCATGTAGTCAGCTCGGTTTATAGAACTCCACAGCTGGCGACTGAAACAAAGCTGAAAAATGGTAGATGTTTACTCGGGTCACTTCTGAACCATAGAAAACTATAGGAAAATTACAGGATTAACTACCCC is from Tripterygium wilfordii isolate XIE 37 chromosome 14, ASM1340144v1, whole genome shotgun sequence and encodes:
- the LOC120015029 gene encoding 26S proteasome non-ATPase regulatory subunit 4 homolog isoform X1; this translates as MVLEATMICIDNSEWMRNGDYSPSRFQAQADAVNLICGAKTQSNPENTVGVLTMAGKGVQVLVTPTSDLGKILACMHGLEIGGEMNLAAGIQVAQLALKHRQNKKQQQRIIVFAGSPAKHDKKLLEMIGRKLKKNSVALDIVNFGEEDDGKTEKLEALLTAVNNNDTSHIAHVPSGPSALSDVLISTPIFTGDGEGGSGFAAAAAAAAAGGVSGYDFGVDPNLDPELALALRVSMEEERARQEAAAKKAAEDAAKQEKGGEPQSSSQDATMTENNSVTASETENKRNDPTADVDNALLQQALAMSMDDPATSHDTRDTDMSDAAADDPELALALQLSVQDSAKDSANQADVNKLLEDPSFMSSIFASLPGVDPNDPSVQDLFASMQGQSESQQKKTEDKEPNGEEK
- the LOC120015553 gene encoding MLO-like protein 4; translation: MGEEGENREEKSLADTPTWAVATVVTVMVVFGFFFHGCLKQFGKWLDRTKRKSLLAALDKIKDELMLFGFLSLLMGHWSVFVAKICVRSSAFSTRFYPCVSKEDLRFVEHVITSTSNFMNHTVSREHVPTGRHHYCPEGQESFASYESLEQLHRFVFVLGVIHVSYSFVAIALAMIKIYSWRTWENQAQSMAMQSLEDSAQSEAGNIKMRRVSTFIVHHTSHPWSQHRVLVWLLCFSRQLWSSINRADYMALRLGFISTHQLPLTYDFHNYMLRSMDEEFRDIVGISVPLWIYAIACFFLNFHGTNVYFWLSFFPCILILLIGTKLHLVVVKLAVEILDSTPWMGNHRFNLRDDLFWFGKPVLLLRLIQLISFQNAYEMATFLWSLWEIKDSVCFMDNPASVVIRLTFGLLSQFWCSFNTFPLYVIVTQMDARLKKTVVPEHVRSSLHGWARRVKQRQNTSTQSHSTRSTLLSDSLTNSSNKRSSRKVEDTSIHNEEATVQRLEGENHTQRTEEFGVSSFPGPHNDSSSDDDDADHGYPENNNYVR
- the LOC120015029 gene encoding 26S proteasome non-ATPase regulatory subunit 4 homolog isoform X2, whose amino-acid sequence is MVLEATMICIDNSEWMRNGDYSPSRFQAQADAVNLICGAKTQSNPENTVGVLTMAGKGVQVLVTPTSDLGKILACMHGLEIGGEMNLAAGIQVAQLALKHRQNKKQQQRIIVFAGSPAKHDKKLLEMIGRKLKKNSVALDIVNFGEEDDGKTEKLEALLTAVNNNDTSHIAHVPSGPSALSDVLISTPIFTGDGEGGSGFAAAAAAAAAGGVSGYDFGVDPNLDPELALALRVSMEEERARQEAAAKKAAEDAAKQEKGGEPQSSSQDATMTENNSVTASETENKRNDPTADVDNALLQQALAMSMDDPATSHDTRDTDMSDAAADDPELALALQLSVQDSAKDSANQADVNKLLEDPSFMSSIFASLPGVDPNDPSVQDLFASMQGQSEKKTEDKEPNGEEK